A region of Paenibacillus thiaminolyticus DNA encodes the following proteins:
- a CDS encoding glycerophosphodiester phosphodiesterase yields the protein MTVPLHTSPVEIVAHRGYAALFPENTMIAFRRALDMGADALEIDVHHSAEGVPVVIHDDTLDRTTDRSGPVRSKSVGELQKADAGIKFHPDYAGSGIPLLEEVLALLSEGRAGLQLELKEHINEQEAAGLLHLLDTYKLTERTMIISFHVDNLRLIRSLHPAIEVGWLSDKLVDLDILTGLGHAALLLQYRAVLNHPDIVATAREKGFSLAAWTIRDEADARKLYDLGVRRITTDIPLKGVLPASASE from the coding sequence ATGACTGTTCCCTTACACACGAGCCCCGTGGAAATCGTTGCCCACCGCGGCTACGCCGCCCTTTTTCCTGAAAATACGATGATTGCATTCCGGCGGGCGCTTGACATGGGCGCGGATGCGCTGGAGATTGACGTGCACCATTCGGCTGAAGGCGTCCCGGTCGTCATTCATGACGATACGCTGGACCGGACGACCGATCGCTCGGGACCTGTCCGAAGCAAGAGCGTGGGGGAGCTGCAGAAGGCTGACGCCGGCATCAAGTTCCATCCAGATTACGCCGGAAGCGGCATCCCTCTCCTCGAAGAGGTGCTGGCGCTGCTGTCCGAAGGCCGGGCTGGCCTGCAGTTGGAATTGAAGGAGCACATTAACGAGCAGGAAGCGGCAGGGCTGCTGCATTTGCTGGATACCTATAAATTGACGGAACGAACCATGATTATTTCATTCCATGTGGACAATTTGCGGTTGATTCGAAGCCTGCATCCCGCTATCGAGGTAGGCTGGCTCTCCGACAAATTGGTCGATCTCGACATCCTGACCGGACTCGGCCATGCTGCGCTACTGCTGCAGTATCGGGCCGTCTTGAACCATCCTGACATTGTCGCCACCGCCCGGGAGAAGGGCTTCAGTCTCGCTGCCTGGACCATCCGCGACGAAGCCGATGCCCGCAAGCTGTACGATCTGGGCGTCCGGCGCATAACGACCGACATTCCATTGAAGGGCGTCTTGCCCGCCTCGGCCTCGGAATAA
- a CDS encoding helix-turn-helix domain-containing protein yields MEASSLQYFTIGDSIRQYRNKANLTQSQLAELSGVSTGYISKIENDEVERPSFEKVCHIAKALQIPIHEIVQPYLEIRQKSNVLFGILREVIKEDATDLIVEVASACLHSKDMDSIDLMERLYEFVDLEVTSDSLKLVLYDLIIRQSRGHGINKFAAKALFQKYLIERNDFTKLHATYDSGRYVLHYVDFLSAEERVSLYYKLGVHAYNLRLFQESIDLCMNNVTEEIPISLTKAESIAVVHNSYYYLGEYDLSESYLQQYMTFPYPHIKDNAKLMTAVLYSKKGKRDLALAQLEECLQSCGDNALLHVIKQLMIIYLEKKDWTSIEKLFRWEEKVISIPCHTPYKKSELAHYYKLKGDYCVSVGNIEIGAQCYLESASWYSKVNDKFNERSSHLMMKLVMEKDERMDIEIIKKFQNIFDQCMKYELR; encoded by the coding sequence ATGGAAGCATCGTCGCTACAATATTTCACTATTGGCGACAGCATAAGACAATACAGAAATAAAGCCAATCTAACGCAAAGCCAGCTTGCCGAGTTGTCAGGCGTCAGCACAGGCTATATCTCTAAAATTGAAAATGATGAGGTAGAGCGTCCTTCATTTGAAAAAGTTTGTCACATAGCTAAGGCATTACAAATCCCTATTCATGAAATCGTCCAACCTTATCTTGAAATCAGGCAAAAATCCAATGTTTTGTTCGGAATCTTACGAGAAGTGATCAAGGAAGATGCGACGGATTTAATTGTTGAAGTGGCATCTGCCTGTTTACATAGTAAAGATATGGACAGCATCGATTTAATGGAAAGATTGTACGAGTTTGTGGATCTGGAAGTGACTAGCGACTCGCTCAAACTCGTGTTGTATGATCTCATTATCCGTCAGTCCCGCGGGCACGGTATCAATAAGTTTGCCGCCAAAGCTCTTTTTCAAAAATACCTGATTGAAAGAAATGACTTTACCAAACTACATGCAACCTATGATTCGGGAAGATATGTTCTCCATTATGTTGACTTTTTATCGGCAGAAGAACGGGTAAGCTTGTATTATAAATTAGGCGTTCATGCGTATAACTTGCGGCTCTTTCAAGAGAGTATTGATTTATGCATGAATAACGTAACCGAGGAAATACCGATAAGCTTGACCAAGGCAGAGTCCATTGCTGTAGTTCATAATTCTTACTATTATTTAGGCGAGTATGACTTGAGCGAATCATATTTACAACAATATATGACATTTCCTTATCCCCACATAAAAGACAACGCAAAATTAATGACCGCTGTTCTGTATTCCAAAAAAGGCAAAAGGGATCTTGCCTTGGCACAGCTTGAAGAATGTTTGCAGAGTTGCGGCGATAATGCTTTGTTGCATGTTATCAAGCAGCTTATGATAATCTATCTTGAGAAGAAGGATTGGACTTCCATTGAAAAGTTGTTCCGGTGGGAAGAGAAGGTTATTTCTATCCCCTGCCATACACCGTATAAAAAGTCGGAACTGGCCCATTACTATAAACTAAAAGGAGACTACTGCGTTTCTGTCGGAAATATTGAAATTGGGGCTCAATGTTATTTGGAAAGCGCCTCGTGGTATTCCAAAGTCAACGACAAATTTAATGAGCGAAGCAGCCATCTCATGATGAAGTTGGTTATGGAAAAAGACGAGCGGATGGACATTGAGATTATAAAAAAATTTCAGAATATCTTCGACCAATGCATGAAATATGAATTGAGGTAA